A portion of the Oncorhynchus gorbuscha isolate QuinsamMale2020 ecotype Even-year linkage group LG07, OgorEven_v1.0, whole genome shotgun sequence genome contains these proteins:
- the LOC124039621 gene encoding transmembrane protein 200C-like: MIATGGLLRINRRQDSLRSKSRAENKRKRKAKKKRKNEVVVVKGKLNLCSISGVVAAIGILILLVGIAMAILGYWPRESSLYPDPPKIQIIYNKKEESGLTGNWTNNAKDGFHLDGDLVSNNRSNGTGLEQPSMGFLAEFLDKYLYSDKLKVFGPLIMGIGIFLFICANAVLHENRDKKTKIINLRDIYSTVIDIHSLRTKENMPLNGFVNYMQSKGVEGKPSAAYTAALLAKGTWPSGGSPDEGSLGPSRCHSLTRSRVSSLERQTFTDTVYTISRHSGAGQQSSPISIPKRWETRTIVASSVNAFTLPMTKPNHRANQHQRRPSAKAEAGRSRAALCDSGEEDESWVGYGVPETTTQANVETLQTAMLLPQDSVEVYKSSGSLQGALQGSQIQLLPSSPTGPRVMGSHLSLSALTDYSRSIDLGITPSTPTEWKVERSRRLSCPRLEVPGGGGYIKLGDLGGESFESRESCEVTAFSRVTTEEGLAKSQREGGVSNEQEESSPGERQDRCSRRYSNKEKLLMISQSDSVLDDEEVDSTEI, encoded by the coding sequence ATGATCGCCACCGGAGGCCTGCTGCGGATCAACAGGAGGCAGGACTCGCTGCGCTCTAAGAGCCGTGCCGAGAACAAGCGTAAGAGAAAAGCCAAGAAGAAGCGGAAGAATGAGGTGGTGGTGGTCAAGGGCAAGCTGAATCTCTGCTCCATCTCGGGGGTGGTGGCGGCTATTGGGATTCTAATCCTACTGGTGGGCATTGCCATGGCCATACTGGGTTACTGGCCCAGGGAGAGCTCACTGTACCCAGATCCGCCCAAAATCCAGATAATTTACAACAAAAAGGAGGAGTCAGGGCTGACAGGCAACTGGACGAACAACGCGAAGGACGGATTTCACTTGGATGGGGATTTGGTCAGTAACAATCGTTCCAACGGCACAGGTTTAGAGCAGCCGTCTATGGGCTTCCTGGCTGAGTTCTTGGATAAGTACCTGTACTCGGACAAGTTGAAGGTGTTCGGTCCCCTCATCATGGGCATTGGCATCTTCCTGTTTATCTGCGCCAATGCGGTACTGCATGAGAACCGCGATAAGAAGACCAAAATCATCAACCTGAGGGACATCTACTCCACTGTCATTGACATCCACAGCTTGCGGACTAAGGAGAACATGCCGCTCAATGGCTTTGTGAACTACATGCAGTCAAAAGGGGTGGAGGGCAAACCTAGCGCTGCATATACCGCCGCTCTACTAGCCAAAGGCACTTGGCCCTCGGGAGGTTCGCCGGACGAGGGCAGCCTGGGCCCCTCCAGATGCCACTCCCTGACTAGGTCAAGGGTGTCATCTCTAGAGAGGCAGACGTTCACCGATACAGTCTACACTATCTCCAGACACAGCGGGGCCGGCCAGCAGAGCAGCCCGATTTCCATCCCCAAACGGTGGGAGACCCGGACAATAGTGGCCTCCTCGGTCAACGCCTTCACTCTGCCCATGACCAAACCCAACCATCGGGCCAACCAGCATCAGCGCAGGCCTTCAGCCAAAGCAGAGGCAGGGAGGAGCAGGGCTGCCCTGTGTGACTCTGGCGAAGAAGACGAATCCTGGGTTGGGTACGGTGTTCCAGAAACCACCACCCAGGCAAATGTGGAGACTTTGCAGACGGCTATGCTCCTGCCTCAGGACTCTGTGGAGGTGTACAAGAGTAGTGGTAGCCTCCAGGGGGCGCTTCAGGGCTCCCAGATCCAGCTGCTCCCCTCGTCCCCCACTGGCCCCAGGGTGATGGGTTCCCACTTGTCCCTCAGCGCCCTGACGGACTACTCCAGGTCCATCGACCTGGGCATCACTCCATCCACCCCCACCGAGTGGAAGGTGGAACGGTCCCGGCGACTCAGCTGCCCTCGTTTAGAGGTACCGGGAGGTGGTGGGTACATCAAACTGGGCGACCTGGGGGGGGAGTCCTTTGAGTCAAGGGAGTCATGTGAGGTGACCGCCTTCAGCCGAGTGACCACAGAGGAGGGTCTGGCTAAGAGTCAGAGGGAAGGAGGAGTATCCAATGAACAGGAGGAGAGCAGCCCCGGGGAACGACAGGACAGGTGCTCAAGGCGATACTCCAACAAAGAGAAACTTCTCATGATCTCTCAGTCAGACTCCGTTTTGGACGATGAGGAAGTGGATAGCACAGAGATATGA